One Pseudomonas brassicacearum genomic region harbors:
- a CDS encoding acyl-CoA reductase, whose translation MYLVNGLLHANLTFDQALDRLQAQLPALLASAPHSDRVLDCAEAFAEKLRRQGQVPILDEDQRQALIAFCERKHLSLKLERELGPDPRSLRRIDYRDGPFESWQPLGLVVHVTPGNAPLLAFCAALESLLAGNINWLRPSTRDGDLTARLLAAFLECDPTGRLRDYLAVLPVPYHENGRLFALAQGVSAWGGETALKAMREQIPSGCRWIDWGHRISFAYVTPLAASPQALDRLVDEICVLDQQACSSPQWLLVDSDEPAQMQALGNALAAAFERRAGQWPALATTAAEACEITTRTALARLDQSFAGQTGQVWAGDGWRILWEHHRDLLPSPLFRTLLLRPVPQGLITETLLPWRNVLQSCALICEPEHVPGLARCLITAGVTRIAPIGAIQQGYDGEPHDGVYALQRLSRRVSVGLEPGVASHRVTLDAPPAALSVSASTPIMDKAAFLALPAAPQAQLFFRSGGSSGVPVLSPFSYRDFDRHMRAAADGLRAAGLDPARDRVMNLFYGGNLYGGFFSFSKILEQMNVVHYPMGAPNDDDFNEIAQMIATHGVNTLIGMPSTLQRLFSSQRPILRSYGGVRKILLGGEHLGQGARQLLEDCGVTSIRSAIYGSVDAGPLGHACSASDDGIFHLMDDIQHLEIVDLEQDIAVGAGETGRLLFTSRIRQAQPLRRYEVGDCGRWLAAPCPCGLESPRFELRERHGRLVRIGTEFINTRELAELAQVAIQIVLDYDESGCERLLIRVDGDAQTVRRKVLGLLPVSTSVGAALLTLEVQSCPVEHFEHNKHSGKVPLVIDSRISA comes from the coding sequence TGGCCTACTGCACGCGAACCTGACTTTCGACCAGGCGCTTGATCGCCTGCAAGCACAACTGCCCGCCCTCCTGGCCTCGGCACCCCATAGCGACAGGGTGCTCGATTGCGCCGAGGCGTTCGCTGAAAAACTGCGGCGCCAAGGGCAAGTTCCGATCCTCGATGAGGATCAGCGCCAGGCGCTGATTGCCTTTTGCGAACGCAAGCACCTGAGTCTGAAACTCGAGCGGGAGCTGGGGCCTGACCCACGCTCGCTGCGGCGAATCGACTATCGCGACGGTCCGTTCGAAAGCTGGCAGCCCTTGGGGCTGGTGGTGCATGTCACGCCAGGCAACGCACCGCTGCTGGCATTCTGTGCGGCGTTGGAAAGCCTGCTGGCGGGTAATATCAACTGGCTGCGACCGAGCACCCGCGATGGCGACCTGACGGCGCGGTTGCTGGCGGCTTTCCTCGAGTGCGACCCCACTGGCCGACTGCGTGACTACCTGGCGGTGTTGCCGGTGCCCTATCACGAGAACGGCCGTCTCTTCGCCCTGGCCCAGGGTGTCAGCGCCTGGGGTGGCGAGACGGCGCTCAAGGCCATGCGCGAACAGATTCCAAGCGGCTGCCGCTGGATCGACTGGGGCCATCGCATCAGCTTCGCCTATGTCACGCCGCTCGCCGCCAGCCCGCAAGCGCTGGATAGGCTGGTGGACGAAATCTGCGTGCTCGATCAACAAGCCTGCTCCAGCCCGCAATGGCTGCTGGTGGACAGCGACGAGCCTGCTCAAATGCAGGCATTGGGCAACGCCCTGGCCGCCGCATTCGAGCGACGGGCCGGGCAGTGGCCCGCCCTGGCGACCACCGCCGCCGAAGCCTGCGAGATCACGACCCGAACGGCATTGGCCCGGCTGGACCAGAGTTTCGCCGGACAGACCGGTCAGGTCTGGGCCGGTGATGGCTGGCGCATCCTCTGGGAACATCACCGCGACCTGTTGCCGTCGCCGCTGTTCCGCACGCTGCTGTTACGGCCGGTGCCCCAAGGGCTGATCACCGAAACCCTGCTGCCGTGGCGAAACGTATTACAGAGCTGCGCACTGATCTGTGAGCCGGAACACGTCCCGGGGCTGGCCCGCTGCCTGATCACCGCCGGAGTGACCCGCATTGCGCCAATCGGAGCCATTCAGCAGGGCTATGACGGCGAACCTCACGACGGCGTCTATGCGCTGCAACGCTTGAGCCGCCGGGTGTCGGTCGGCCTTGAGCCGGGCGTCGCGAGTCATCGCGTGACGCTGGATGCTCCCCCTGCCGCGCTGTCGGTTAGTGCCTCGACACCGATCATGGACAAGGCCGCTTTCCTCGCGCTGCCAGCGGCCCCCCAAGCGCAATTGTTTTTCCGCTCCGGTGGCAGCAGCGGCGTCCCCGTGCTGTCGCCCTTCAGCTATCGCGATTTCGACCGCCACATGCGCGCCGCCGCCGACGGGCTGCGCGCTGCGGGGCTGGATCCGGCACGGGACCGGGTCATGAATCTGTTTTATGGCGGCAACCTCTATGGCGGCTTTTTCAGCTTCTCGAAAATACTCGAACAGATGAATGTCGTGCACTACCCCATGGGCGCACCGAACGATGATGACTTCAACGAAATCGCACAGATGATCGCCACCCATGGCGTCAACACGCTGATCGGCATGCCGAGTACCTTGCAGCGTCTGTTTTCCAGCCAGCGCCCCATCCTGCGATCCTACGGGGGCGTTCGCAAAATTCTGCTGGGTGGCGAGCACCTGGGACAAGGCGCCCGGCAGTTGCTTGAGGATTGTGGGGTCACCAGCATTCGCTCAGCCATCTACGGCAGCGTGGATGCCGGTCCCTTGGGCCACGCCTGCTCCGCCAGTGACGATGGCATCTTCCATCTCATGGATGACATCCAGCACCTGGAAATCGTCGACCTGGAACAGGACATTGCGGTGGGTGCAGGGGAAACCGGGCGCCTGCTTTTCACTTCCCGTATACGTCAGGCGCAGCCTCTTCGGCGCTATGAGGTCGGCGATTGCGGCCGCTGGCTGGCGGCGCCCTGCCCCTGCGGCCTTGAATCACCCAGGTTCGAGCTGCGCGAGCGTCACGGCCGCCTGGTGCGCATCGGTACGGAATTCATCAATACCCGGGAGCTTGCCGAACTTGCGCAAGTGGCTATTCAAATCGTGTTGGACTACGACGAGAGTGGCTGTGAGCGCCTGCTGATTCGCGTCGATGGCGACGCGCAAACAGTGCGGCGCAAAGTGCTCGGCCTTCTGCCGGTGTCCACTTCAGTCGGTGCTGCACTGCTGACAC